The nucleotide sequence GTCTGCATCCACATCATACTCAGTCAGTAGGGTCTCATAAGCTGCCTGAATCGAAGTCGATTGGGTTAGAGCTGACCACATGCGGGTACCCATTTCATTCAACCCGAAATAGCGCTCTGTATTCAGATTCAGAATGACGGATTCACCATCCAGTTCCCGGACCAGCACATCGGGGGGAACCCGGGTGCCTTCTGTAAAGGTGATTGACATCATTCTGCAAACCTCCTGTCTCAAGCATTCTGCGATCTGGATACGGTTATAGTGCATCCTCGCCAAAATAGCGAGATGAATCTGGCAATCCGTAGCCACCCCCCCCTGGGGTCTCAATCACAAACACATCTCCCGGTTGCAGGGCGATCGTGGCCGTACTGCCCAATTCCGTCGTCGTCCCATCGATTCGCTCGACCCAGGTGCGCCCAGGGGCAGCAGCCAGCCCCCCAGCCAGTCCAAAGGGGGGAATAATCCGGCGATTGGCCAGAATGCCTGCGGTCATAGCGGCCCGAAACTGA is from Leptolyngbya sp. 'hensonii' and encodes:
- a CDS encoding PqqD family protein, which gives rise to MMSITFTEGTRVPPDVLVRELDGESVILNLNTERYFGLNEMGTRMWSALTQSTSIQAAYETLLTEYDVDADLLRQDLQHLVEQLIEHGLVEIHS